The following proteins come from a genomic window of Gynuella sunshinyii YC6258:
- the queG gene encoding tRNA epoxyqueuosine(34) reductase QueG gives MSQISALNLDLVKDQIKQFASELGFQACSFSVPDVSVYADLHKQHIDSGYHGTMLWLENNQHVRYDPRLLVDGVKTIVSVRMNYRPDSVTRMRELLSQPDKAYVARYALGRDYHKVMRNKLQTLGEKINTELEATRFRAFVDSAPVLERELAEQSGLGWIGKNTLLLNEQAGSWFFLGELFLTLELPPDPSVSGKHCGSCQQCLTECPTGAFVGAGVLDARKCISYLTIEHDGTIPESLRPLMGNRIYGCDDCQIVCPFTKFSQLTEELDYQSRHALDEPSLADLWHWNEQQFLDRMQGSPIRRIGYEKWTRNLAVAIGNSGEWGWVDMLLQKLGEVSPMVDEHIDWAAGRLRQQQPD, from the coding sequence ATGTCGCAGATTTCAGCGCTCAATCTGGATCTAGTAAAGGATCAAATCAAGCAGTTTGCATCGGAACTGGGTTTCCAGGCATGCAGTTTCAGTGTGCCGGATGTGTCTGTATATGCTGATCTCCATAAGCAACACATCGACTCTGGCTATCATGGCACCATGCTCTGGTTGGAGAATAATCAGCATGTACGTTATGACCCCAGGCTACTGGTTGACGGCGTCAAAACGATTGTATCGGTCCGGATGAATTATCGCCCGGACTCCGTAACCAGAATGCGCGAGCTGCTATCGCAGCCTGACAAGGCTTATGTTGCCCGGTATGCTTTGGGTCGCGATTATCACAAAGTCATGCGCAACAAGTTGCAAACATTGGGAGAGAAGATCAATACAGAGTTGGAAGCAACCCGGTTTCGGGCGTTTGTAGATAGTGCTCCAGTGTTGGAGCGAGAACTGGCTGAGCAGTCTGGTCTGGGGTGGATTGGCAAAAATACCTTGTTATTGAATGAGCAGGCCGGCAGTTGGTTTTTTCTGGGAGAACTGTTTCTGACGCTTGAGTTACCACCTGATCCGTCAGTTTCGGGGAAACATTGTGGTAGTTGTCAGCAGTGTCTGACGGAATGTCCAACAGGTGCGTTTGTGGGGGCAGGAGTGCTGGATGCCCGCAAATGTATTTCATATTTGACTATAGAGCATGATGGTACCATTCCTGAGTCATTGCGGCCGTTGATGGGAAACCGTATTTATGGCTGTGATGATTGTCAGATAGTTTGTCCGTTTACCAAGTTTTCCCAGTTGACCGAGGAGCTGGATTATCAGTCAAGACATGCACTGGACGAGCCCTCACTGGCTGACTTGTGGCATTGGAATGAGCAGCAGTTTCTGGATCGGATGCAGGGTTCACCCATTCGACGGATTGGTTATGAAAAATGGACCCGTAACCTCGCGGTTGCCATCGGTAACTCGGGTGAATGGGGTTGGGTGGATATGTTGTTGCAAAAGCTGGGAGAAGTCAGTCCAATGGTGGATGAGCATATTGACTGGGCGGCCGGCCGG